GCCTTAATCGCCTGTGTGCCTGGAGACTTTCATGAAATTGCTCCACTGACCGCGGCGGTCCTTTTACGAGGACTTGGATGGCACAGCATCTATCTCGGGCCCAATGTTGCATTTGAGATGCTGGAAATGGCTCTGCGCCGGAAACACACACAGCTCATTCTCCTTTCCTGCAATCTTGAACCGGAAGAGAAAATACTACGGTCCTGGCTGCAAAAGATCACTCGACATCTTCAACCATTGTGTGCGGTAATGGTGGGAGGACCTGGGTTTAAACCGTATGAGCCTCTTTTTCGCACTCACAACATTACATATTTCACCCAAGTCCATGATGTCAAAACGTTGAAACAACGAACTGGCATGGCTGAAAGCGCCAGGGCTTTCCACCCATTATAATTCTCCCCTGGCAACATGAAGGAGTCCGCAACATGTCAGAACCTCACAAAGCTATTCTTCTTGTCGGACACGGAGGCATTCCCAAAGGATACCCATCGGATCTCATTACAAAATTGAAACGCCTTGAAGCCCAGCGAAGAGCAACAGGCAGTCCCATGTCGCCCGAAGAATTGGAATTGGACACCAAGGTTCGCACATGGCCGCGGACACCTGAGACAGATCCGTACAAGGCTGGCCTCGAAACCCTCGCAGCCGCCATGAAGCCACTCTTAAATGGTTCATTGTTTGGCCTGGCGTATAACGAGTTCTGTGGACCG
Above is a window of Candidatus Nitrospira neomarina DNA encoding:
- a CDS encoding sirohydrochlorin chelatase — encoded protein: MSEPHKAILLVGHGGIPKGYPSDLITKLKRLEAQRRATGSPMSPEELELDTKVRTWPRTPETDPYKAGLETLAAAMKPLLNGSLFGLAYNEFCGPTLAEAVESLIRQGAQTITVVSTMFTPGGSHSESEIPEELEELRKKHPKVTLIYAWPYNLEKVSKMLMEHVQQFS